The Thermanaeromonas sp. C210 genome includes a region encoding these proteins:
- a CDS encoding TIGR01777 family oxidoreductase has product MKILITGGTGLLGRSLCNLLRQAGHEPVVLSRNAVSARTRLASGIEVIQWQPGQERIPLKALDGVGAVINLAGENIGAGRWTAPRKEAILSSRVDTTRALVEAFRGLSIRPEVLISGSAVGYYGPHGDEELTETAPPGTDFLARVCQAWEEEAYKATKLGIRVVTLRTGIVLSHEGGSLPRMVLPFRWYLGGPLGSGKQWLSWVHLDDALEIIRFALEQPTLEGPINVTAPHPVRQMEFASALGQVMKRPSWLRVPAIILKAGLGEMAEMLLTGQRVIPARLIDAGYRFRYSSLLDALKDLLAR; this is encoded by the coding sequence ATGAAAATCCTAATCACCGGCGGTACTGGACTGCTGGGACGCTCCTTATGCAACCTGCTCAGACAGGCGGGCCATGAACCAGTAGTGCTCTCGCGCAACGCTGTCTCTGCAAGAACTAGGTTGGCTTCCGGCATAGAAGTGATTCAGTGGCAGCCGGGACAGGAACGTATCCCTTTAAAAGCGCTGGATGGCGTGGGCGCGGTGATTAACCTGGCGGGCGAGAATATAGGCGCTGGGCGCTGGACCGCCCCCCGAAAGGAGGCTATCCTTTCCAGCCGGGTAGATACTACTAGAGCGCTGGTAGAAGCATTTCGCGGCCTTTCAATCCGCCCCGAGGTACTGATCAGTGGCTCAGCCGTCGGCTACTATGGACCCCATGGTGACGAAGAACTGACGGAAACGGCCCCGCCCGGCACTGACTTCTTGGCAAGGGTCTGCCAGGCTTGGGAAGAGGAAGCTTATAAAGCCACCAAGCTAGGGATACGGGTGGTAACTCTGCGTACCGGGATAGTCTTGTCCCATGAAGGTGGAAGCCTGCCGCGCATGGTTCTTCCTTTCCGCTGGTACTTGGGCGGACCTTTGGGTAGCGGCAAGCAGTGGCTTTCTTGGGTTCACCTGGACGACGCTTTGGAGATCATCCGTTTTGCCCTGGAACAACCCACATTGGAGGGTCCTATAAACGTAACTGCACCTCACCCGGTACGCCAAATGGAGTTCGCCTCCGCCCTAGGCCAAGTCATGAAACGCCCCTCCTGGCTACGCGTGCCAGCGATAATCCTTAAAGCAGGACTAGGAGAAATGGCAGAGATGCTACTCACCGGTCAGCGTGTAATCCCGGCACGCCTTATTGATGCGGGGTATCGGTTCCGCTATTCCAGTTTGTTAGACGCACTGAAGGACTTGCTTGCCCGCTGA